The following proteins come from a genomic window of Lycium ferocissimum isolate CSIRO_LF1 chromosome 4, AGI_CSIRO_Lferr_CH_V1, whole genome shotgun sequence:
- the LOC132051738 gene encoding F-box protein SKIP16 isoform X2 has product MPSFKASYQAWREAFNLYPWPLVTRVKRCWGRLKEWLAINFAEVLATLRKGASEDEILELEKSLKVKLPLPTRVLYRFYDGQELTSEESSGNMPGNLLGLIGGYSFYDHLVNVSLLPLHQMIIETKEINRHLGFGNQSKYIVVAASCGYNEKIFFLNCSNGQLYVGTRNLTTDGEMLPCVPNPLISSVHDVKGSQQQDAMLLWLEEHVRRLQQGIIKVRKEGKVRSISLFPEEPPLCSVAVTNGVKVRASSVFVPEFSNIQDEYEKFLFAYSIRMSLSPGCKMNGMTFNSCQLYWRRWIIRCNDDIVDDVNGEAVIGKFPLLRPGEEEFIYESCTAQSSSPGSIEGSFTFVPGRLADPKGSPFEAVVSRFSLLVPDYIF; this is encoded by the exons ATGCCCTCTTTCAAG GCATCTTATCAAGCATGGCGGGAAGCTTTTAATCTGTATCCATGGCCCTTGGTTACTCGAGTTAAAAGATGTTGGGGCAGACTAAAAGAGTGGCTAGCCATAAATTTCGCTGAAGTTTTGGCTACACTGCGTAAAGGTGCATCCGAGGACGAAATACTGGAGTTGGAGAAGAGTTTGAAAGTAAAGCTGCCTCTACCTACTAGGGTTCTCTACCGGTTTTATGATGGTCAAGAACTAACAAGTGAGGAGTCCAGTGGAAACATGCCTGGGAATTTATTAGGCCTCATAGGAGGCTACTCCTTTTATGATCATCTGGTGAATGTGTCCTTGTTGCCTTTACATCAAATGATAATAGAAACTAAAGAAATTAACAGACATCTCGGTTTCGGCAATCAATCTAAGTACATTGTTGTAGCAGCCTCTTGTGGTTACAATGAAAAGATTTTCTTTCTGAACTGTTCCAATGGTCAGCTTTATGTTGGTACAAGGAATCTCACAACTGACGGAGAAATGCTGCCTTGTGTACCGAACCCCTTGATAAGTTCGGTGCATGATGTAAAAGGAAGTCAACAACAGGATGCCATGCTATTGTGGCTAGAGGAACATGTCCGTCGCTTGCAACAGGGCATTATTAAAGTCCGTAAAGAAGGAAAAGTGAGAAGTATCAGTCTTTTTCCAGAAGAGCCTCCACTTTGTTCTGTTGCTGTTACAAATGGTGTAAAG GTCCGTGCTTCTTCTGTGTTCGTCCCAGAGTTCAGCAACATTCAAGATGAATATGAGAAGTTTTTGTTTGCTTATTCTATTCGCATGTCTCTTTCACCTGGATGCAAAATGAATGGGATGACCTTCAATTCTTGCCAACTCTATTGGAGACGTTGGATCATCCGCTGCAATGACGATATTGTGGATGACGTAAATGGTGAAGCGGTGATAGGAAAG TTTCCACTGCTACGACCGGGAGAGGAAGAATTTATCTATGAGAGTTGCACAGCACAATCATCTTCACCAGGCTCGATTGAAGGATCTTTTACTTTCGTACCTGGAAG ATTAGCAGATCCAAAAGGCAGTCCGTTCGAAGCTGTGGTGTCAAGATTTTCCCTTTTGGTGCCGGACTATATTTTCTGA
- the LOC132051739 gene encoding probable transcription factor PosF21: protein MDKDKSSLPPSGRYSLFSPPGSTSNVKSEQSGLPHLPPLGPPGNASESGHFGHGLSADSGRFSNDISRMPDNPPRKFGHRRAHSEILTLPDDISFDSDLGVVGLDGPSLSDETEEDILSMYLDMDKFNSSSLSSDFQVGESSSSAAAASGSSQTPAIASGTNKVAPTVSEKPRVRHQHSQSMDGSTTIKTEMLMSGVEDPSSAETKKATSAAKLAELALIDPKRAKRIWANRQSAARSKERKMRYIAELERKVQTLQTEATTLSAQLTLLQRDTNGLTAENSELKLRLQTMEQQVHLQDALNDALKEEIQHLKVLTGQGIANGGPMMNFPTSFGGNQQFYSNNQAMHTLLAAQQLQQLQIHSHKQQHQFQQHQLHQFQQQQLQHQQQQPLMQQQQEQLQQAGDMMSRSSMSSAQNDNTSDIAKD from the exons ATGGATAAGGATAAGTCTTCGTTGCCTCCATCGGGGAGATATTCGTTGTTTTCGCCTCCTGGTAGTACTTCCAATGTAAAGtcggaacaatccggattaccACATTTACCTCCCTTAGGACCTCCTGGAAATGCTTCAGAATCAGGTCATTTTGGTCATGGTTTGTCGGCGGATTCAGGCCGATTTAGTAATGATATAAGCCGAATGCCTGATAACCCACCTAGGAAATTTGGTCATCGACGTGCCCACTCTGAAATTCTTACTCTTCCTGATGATATTAGCTTTGATAGCGATCTTGGTGTTGTTGGACTAGATGGACCGTCTTTGTCGGACGAGACCGAGGAGGATATCCTCTCAATGTACCTTGACATGGATAAGTTTAATTCTTCATCTTTGTCTTCTGATTTCCAAGTGGGCGAGTCTTCTTCTTCAGCAGCTGCAGCTTCAGGTTCATCACAAACACCAGCAATTGCTTCAGGAACAAATAAAGTTGCTCCTACTGTAAGTGAGAAGCCGAGAGTTAGACATCAGCATAGCCAGTCCATGGATGGTTCAACTACAATCAAGACAGAGATGCTCATGTCAGGAGTGGAAGATCCATCTTCAGCTGAAACTAAAAAAGCAACATCTGCTGCGAAGCTTGCTGAACTTGCACTAATTGATCCGAAACGTGCCAAGCG GATTTGGGCCAACAGGCAGTCAGCTGCAAgatcaaaggaaaggaaaatgagatataTAGCTGAGCTTGAGAGAAAAGTTCAGACTCTGCAAACAGAAGCAACAACTTTGTCCGCTCAGTTGACCCTATTGCAG AGAGATACAAATGGCCTGACTGCTGAAAACAGTGAGCTTAAACTGCGTTTACAAACAATGGAACAACAGGTGCACTTGCAAGATG CCTTGAATGACGCTCTAAAGGAGGAGATACAGCATCTGAAAGTGCTAACTGGGCAAGGCATAGCAAATGGTGGACCTATGATGAACtttccaacatcatttggaggGAATCAGCAATTTTACTCAAACAACCAGGCAATGCATACTTTGTTGGCCGCACAACAGCTTCAACAGCTCCAGATACATTCTCATAAGCAACAACACCAGTTTCAGCAACATCAGCTCCACCAGTTTCAGCAGCAACAGTTGCAGCACCAGCAACAACAGCCTCTTATGCAGCAGCAGCAGGAACAACTGCAGCAAGCCGGTGATATGATGTCAAGAAGTTCGATGTCGTCTGCCCAAAATGACAACACTTCTGATATTGCGAAGGATTGA
- the LOC132051738 gene encoding F-box protein SKIP16 isoform X1 — MDLGSLGGLTMHIIVSKLAPQDAASVACVSKRFRDWTSSDDLLWSKFCADDLDLAAPIDPLGNPLPSFKASYQAWREAFNLYPWPLVTRVKRCWGRLKEWLAINFAEVLATLRKGASEDEILELEKSLKVKLPLPTRVLYRFYDGQELTSEESSGNMPGNLLGLIGGYSFYDHLVNVSLLPLHQMIIETKEINRHLGFGNQSKYIVVAASCGYNEKIFFLNCSNGQLYVGTRNLTTDGEMLPCVPNPLISSVHDVKGSQQQDAMLLWLEEHVRRLQQGIIKVRKEGKVRSISLFPEEPPLCSVAVTNGVKVRASSVFVPEFSNIQDEYEKFLFAYSIRMSLSPGCKMNGMTFNSCQLYWRRWIIRCNDDIVDDVNGEAVIGKFPLLRPGEEEFIYESCTAQSSSPGSIEGSFTFVPGRLADPKGSPFEAVVSRFSLLVPDYIF, encoded by the exons ATGGATCTAGGAAGCTTAGGTGGGTTAACTATGCATATAATCGTATCCAAATTGGCCCCTCAAGATGCTGCATCAGTAGCTTGTGTTAGTAAAAGGTTTAGGGATTGGACCTCTTCTGATGATTTGCTTTGGTCCAAATTCTGTGCTGATGATCTTGACCTAGCTGCCCCAATTGACCCCCTTGGCAATCCCTTGCCCTCTTTCAAG GCATCTTATCAAGCATGGCGGGAAGCTTTTAATCTGTATCCATGGCCCTTGGTTACTCGAGTTAAAAGATGTTGGGGCAGACTAAAAGAGTGGCTAGCCATAAATTTCGCTGAAGTTTTGGCTACACTGCGTAAAGGTGCATCCGAGGACGAAATACTGGAGTTGGAGAAGAGTTTGAAAGTAAAGCTGCCTCTACCTACTAGGGTTCTCTACCGGTTTTATGATGGTCAAGAACTAACAAGTGAGGAGTCCAGTGGAAACATGCCTGGGAATTTATTAGGCCTCATAGGAGGCTACTCCTTTTATGATCATCTGGTGAATGTGTCCTTGTTGCCTTTACATCAAATGATAATAGAAACTAAAGAAATTAACAGACATCTCGGTTTCGGCAATCAATCTAAGTACATTGTTGTAGCAGCCTCTTGTGGTTACAATGAAAAGATTTTCTTTCTGAACTGTTCCAATGGTCAGCTTTATGTTGGTACAAGGAATCTCACAACTGACGGAGAAATGCTGCCTTGTGTACCGAACCCCTTGATAAGTTCGGTGCATGATGTAAAAGGAAGTCAACAACAGGATGCCATGCTATTGTGGCTAGAGGAACATGTCCGTCGCTTGCAACAGGGCATTATTAAAGTCCGTAAAGAAGGAAAAGTGAGAAGTATCAGTCTTTTTCCAGAAGAGCCTCCACTTTGTTCTGTTGCTGTTACAAATGGTGTAAAG GTCCGTGCTTCTTCTGTGTTCGTCCCAGAGTTCAGCAACATTCAAGATGAATATGAGAAGTTTTTGTTTGCTTATTCTATTCGCATGTCTCTTTCACCTGGATGCAAAATGAATGGGATGACCTTCAATTCTTGCCAACTCTATTGGAGACGTTGGATCATCCGCTGCAATGACGATATTGTGGATGACGTAAATGGTGAAGCGGTGATAGGAAAG TTTCCACTGCTACGACCGGGAGAGGAAGAATTTATCTATGAGAGTTGCACAGCACAATCATCTTCACCAGGCTCGATTGAAGGATCTTTTACTTTCGTACCTGGAAG ATTAGCAGATCCAAAAGGCAGTCCGTTCGAAGCTGTGGTGTCAAGATTTTCCCTTTTGGTGCCGGACTATATTTTCTGA